A segment of the Lentisphaera araneosa HTCC2155 genome:
ACGGGCTAAAGCACCATGTCCACGACTAGGACGCGCAATTGTAGGTACACCAAAAGCGCGAAGGATAAAGCGACCAAAAAAAGCTCGTCGTCCGCAGATCCCACCATTCATCAATATATTTTGGTATTTTTGTAATTCAGACAAATCATATTTGACATCACCAGAGCCGTATTTAACATCTGTACTTACGATGCGAACATAACGCCATGCTTCATTAGTCGAAGTAATATGATCGGGGCGATAGTTACGCATCATTTTTCGGCCCCAGGCTAGAGTCTCATTGGGCTCATCGCCATTCACCACCATGCGTAATTCCCAAATACTTAATTTAGAGAACTTAGAATCCAGCTCTCCCTTCATGTAAGCTTGTTCATAATGCTTATATCTTTTAATTGGGTCGACAAATTCAGGAGCCTCAAGTTTTGCCAATGGATTACTCTGTTTGATGGGAACGGAGTGTTCCAAACTAATGGCTAGGGCTAATCTTTGAAATAAACCAGACTCAGCTCCAGGGTGCGCATGGCGAATACCTTTATAAATTTTTATCGCGGGTCCATACTGCGCGGAACCAAAACTTCTTCCTTTTGATGGACGTTTTGCGCCATCAGCAATCAACATTTGAATCATTAATCGGGAATCAGATAATAAGTCGTCAATTAATTTTTCTTGAGCACTGCTTTGTTGTGCAAACTCAGCTAAGCCTTGAGGGCTAGCCTCATTTAAAACGACAAATTTGGCTAATTTTGCATCGTATGTTTCTTGCGTAAGAAAAGCTTCTCGCTGCGAATTTGTGTTCAGCTTATTAACCGGACGAAGAAGTTCTTTTTGTAATTGAATCATTGATGATTCATAACTTGATTCTAATTGTTTCCCTTTCAGAGAAAGTGATGTTTCGGTCTCCGCAAAACTTAGCAAGGACAAAGTGAACAGTAGAAATATTCCTGTCCTTTTAAGAATGGAAAATGTAGTTTTATTCAGATAGAGTCCCGTTGTTTCTGTAAATTGGTGTTGACCAATTTTAGTTAAACAGATAGATAAACTCTTTTTGTAGCTATCCAGGTTTCATCTAATTCCATAAGAATAGCGGATGCTAATCTAAGAAGTGAAGCTTCATTTGGGAATATAGATACGGTTCTAGTTCGCCTGAGAATTTCTCGATTCTGTCTTTCAACCATATTGGTCGTTCTCAGTTTTGTCCAACAAGAACGCTCGAGATCGAATACAGAAAAGCCTTCAGGAAGTGCAGATTCCATCCATTCAGATAAATGTGAAGCCTTTTCTTCATACTTTAAGCAAGTAAGCTTTAAAAGCCTTTCAGCCTCAAGCTTTGAAGGTGCATTAAAGATATCTCTAATATCTTGAGCTACTTCTGAGCGCATAGCTTTCTTAGGGACATAAGCACCAGCATTTTGCTGTAAGTGAAATTGACATCTCTGCCATGGGATAGAACCAAATACAGTCTTTAACGCTGCTTTTAGGCCCGAATGACTATCACTGGTAATCATCTTGAGGCCATGGAGTCCTCGAGCATTCAATGACAGAAAAAAGTTCCTCCAATGAACTTCCGCTTCACTTAAAGAAACACTTGTTCCGAGGACTGAACGTTTTCCTGATTCATCTATTCCATAGGCAATAAGTAAAGCACAATCTCGAACAGTCTTATCTACTCTAACCTTCTCGTATCTCGCATCCACCAAAAGATAAGAATATTTACCTAAAGGACGGTTGCGCCACTTTTCTAAACTCTCATCTAGCTCAGTTACCACACGGGATACCTGTGATTTACTTACAGATAGACCACATATTTTCTCTAAAAGTTTAGTCACCTTTCTAGTCGATGTCCCCTGAATATAACTCTCTGCCATAGCTGTCATTAAAGCTCGTTCACTTCGCAAGCCTTTCTCCAAAGAACTTGGATAAAAATCAATTTCACCTCTGACTTGAGGGATATTAAGCTTCATTGCTCCAAGTCGAGTGTTTACAGTTTTATTTTTATAGCCATTAGCATAACCCAAGCGACTTTCATTACGTTCATATGGATCAGCTTCAAGAGAATTACTTCTCTCCACTTTCATCGCTTCATTTAATAAAACTCTCATCGCTTCAAGCATTCCGCTTTCGCCGTTTTCTGTAACTTGTTGGATCATTTCTAATAAGACGCTACTGTTTTCTTGTGTAGAGTGGTGCATAATAATTCCTTGTGGGTTGTTTTGGTACAACACCACTCTGCATCTTCTTTACCCCGAGTTACAAACAACTTCCTCAATTTCGCTCCGACGAGAAAGTTCCCATTCTCGCGAAGTCTCGGAAGCTATTCATAACTCTTAAAGTAGAGCAATAGCAGAATTTACAGAAAATTTGGGACACTACCTTTATTCATGTCATCATCTCTGATAGTTAATTGATTGTTTATAAGGATTTTGCAAAGAATATTATCGTCTAAATCAATAAAATGACAGCTTATCAAAATATAGTTAAAACTCATCTATTAGTAGAGCTCTAGTCACGCAATAGAATTTCATGACAATTGTATTAGGAGCCTGACTATATGTTAAGATATTGCTAATAAATAAGCTGATCACAATAAAGATCTTCTTAGTACGTTTAAGAGAGTGAATTATTGTCAATAATGGGATGTGTTAATGAAATTTTTTTATGCCTTAATTAGTTTGTTAGTTGTTTTTGGAATAGAAGCCAAGCCGCTAAAAGTGTTTATCTTGGCTGGCCAGTCCAATATGCAAGGGCATGCCAAGGCCTCGGTGATTGATTATATGAAAGAGGATCCAAAAACCTTAGATCTCTATAAAAAGATGCACGAAAAACGATCCAAGATTAAGGTCTGCGATGAGGTTTTTATCTCTTATTTAACAGGTAATGGCAATAATAATATGGAAAGCCACGGACCTTTGACGAGCGGTTTTGGCGCAAGGCGCAATCCCAAGGTTTCGGATGATAAAATCGGCCCTGAGTTTACTTTTGGTATCGTCATGCATGACTTGCTCAAGGAGCCGGTTTTGATTATCAAAACGGCTTGGGGCGGCAAATCGCTTTTTAAAGATTTTCGACCTCCAAGTGCAGGGCCCTATATCCCAAATAAAATGGATATAAAGAAAAAACGCTACGATACAGTCGAGCAAAAAAAGCAATTAGAGAAGGATACTGGTCATTATTATCGGCTCATGATCAATCATATTAATACTGTACTTAAAGATATTAGACGTGTTTACCCTAGGTATAAATCCAGTCAGGGCTATGAACTCGCCGGTTTTGTGTGGTTTCAAGGCTGGAATGATATTGTCAATCGTGATGTCTATCCATATTTACAAAAGGGTGCTAAGGGAAAGCGCTTTGATGCTTACACTAATAATTTAGAACATTTAATTCGCGATCTCCGCAAAGATTTAAAGGCCCCTAAATTGCCTGTTTGCATTGGAGTTATTGGAGTTGGAGGAATAAACAACGAACGCCATCAGGACTTTAGAGACGCCATGGCGGCACCTGCTCAAAAGAATGAGTTTAAAGGAAATGTAGCTTTGGTGCAAACCGCCTTGTATTGGGACGAGCGCTTGGGCGTCATAGACGAAAAACGCAGTAAGCTGCGTCAAATGGCTTATTTATTGCGAACAAAGAACAAAAACCACGCCAATAAAGATGGCAAGATGAATGCCAAAGAGCAAAAGCAATTCATTGAAAAATACCGCGCAGAACTGATCTCTAAAGAAGATGAAGAACTCTTTGCGCGTGGGGCGTCCAACGCAGGCTATCATTATTTGGGTTGCGCTAAAACGATGGCACAAATTGGCGAAGCTTTTGCAAAACAAATTTATACACTGCAAAAGGAGCAGAAATAATGAAAACCTTTCCTATACATTACCTAATGATCAGTTTAATCTTTCCCTTATTGCTCACAGCAAAAGCCCCTGATTTAACTCAGGGGCAGGGCGTACCCGCAAAGGGGGTCAAAGACTGGAATCTGGGGCCAACTGGGGCTCGCGGTTGGATCTATAGTGATAAATATTCGACTTCTGAAGCTCGGCAGATTTATGTGACTGCAGTTGAAAAATCTTCTCCCGCGTACAAAAAGTTATTTGTTGGAGATGTGGTGCTCGGCGTAGGAAGAGAAAAGTTCAATGATGATCCGCGTAGGGTCTTTGGCCGGGCGATTGCCAATGCAGAGGCAAAGAAGGGGGGCTTAGAACTTCTCGTTTGGCGACAAGGAAAAAATCTCTCAGTTAATTTAAAACTGCAAAGTATAGGGAAATATTCATCTACGGCTCCTTTTAATTGCTCCAAGTCCGATATGATTTTAAAGCAGGCCTGTGAATTCATTGCTCAAGACTTAAAGAAAAATAAGAGGCGTTCCAATTGGATTGTGCGTTCATCCAATGCACTCGCACTTCTTGCAAGTGGTGATCCTAGCTATTTAGTGCCTGACCGAAATGAACCTAAGTCTTTTAAGTATAATAATTTATAAGGAAAATAAGTTGTGAGTTTTTCTAGAAAACAGTATTAAAGCACCCTATAAAACTTTTGTTTAAATGTATAGTACTTCATCATAAACTACTTTTATCCAATAGGATACAGATAAAATAAAAGAACCCAAGGTGTCATATAGCATGCGTAATTTTACAAGTACACAAGCAGAATTAGGAGAAAACCCACTTCTCGGAGTCACGCCAATTGAACAAGTGAGACTCGACACATACTGCCGTGATGAAATAACCAAAACTCTTCGTGGTTTACAAGAAATTTATCGAAACAAAGTTTTACTCAAAGAAATCCAAGATGTTTTGTCTGAATTAGTTCCTAAAGGAACATCCTGGAATGATGGACGTAAAGGAATGGATCTCTGGGTTGTTTTTGTTTTAGGCACTTTGCGTTTGAGCTGTAATTGGGATTATGACAAGCTCAAAAGTTGCTATGATTATCATCACAAAATTCGGGAGATCTGTGGAGTTGATCTTTTTTGTGATGTCGACATAGTTACAGGACGCCAAACATACACGATAACGTTAGCCTTTTTACAAAAGAAATTGCCAATAAAATTAGTAAGCTCGTAGTTGCTTTCAGCCATGAATTACTTTTCCCAGAAGAACGAGAATTACATAGTCGTTGCGATTCTTTTGTTTTGAAACGAATGTTCATTTCCCCACTGATTTGAATCTATTAAAAGATTCTGTACGCAAAGTATTGAGCATCGGAGGCAAATTGGCTTCATCTTTGAAAATCACTGGCTGGCGTGAAGTAAAAAGCCAGCAAAAGAAATTCCATAGCCTTTATAATAAACTGAGCAAGATGCGTCACTCTAACTCGAAGAAAGAAGAGCGAAAGGAAAAACGTCGCTTAGAAATAGAGGAGATAATTAAGGATTACCTTAGTGTGGCTCGAGCTCATTTACTCAAAGCAAGAACTCTCCAGAATTCTTTAGATGAAGAGTGTCCCAAGCTTCAGTTAAACATGGATTACACGGACTTATTCATTAAGCAAATAAGTCGTAGAGTTCTTAATGGAGAGACTATTTCACCCGATGAAAAGGTGTATTCGATTTTTGAACCTCACACAGAATGGATATGCAAAGGAAAAGCTGGGATCGTCAGGAACTGGCGTGAAGGTATGTGTAGTTGAAGATCAGTTTGGCTTTATTCTCGACCATAGGATCATGAAGGGCGAGCAGGATAAAGACGTGGCGGTTGAAATGGTTCGTAAAAGTAAGGAGCTGTACCCTGGGCTGACATCGATGAGTTTTGATAAGGGTTTTTATTCAAAGGTAGATAAGGATGGTCAAAATAATCACTCCCGCATTGAAGCATTAGAGGTAAGAGCTCACCTCCCTGTAAAAGGTCGCCGAAATAAAGCTGCTCAAGAGCGTGAAAGTAAGGAGGCCTTTGTCGTCGCTCGCAAACAACACCCCGCAGTTGAATCAGCTATTAACGCTCTTGAAAGTCATGGTTTTGACCGATGCCCTGATAAGGGTACTCCTAATTTCGAACGTTATGCCGCTATGGCGATAAGTGCCAGTAATATCCATCATCTTGGTGCTATCATCATGGCCAGAGAAATCAAAGTCCTACGTAGAAAAAGAAAAAGCGCTTAAAGCTCTTCATAATAATAAAAACGCCATTCACGACGTACTTTCTCCTGCCTTGACTTAGTGAATAAATAGAAAAAAAGCCTTTGTTCTGACGCCTAGGCCTTAAAAAAATGATAATACTATGACTGCACGACACGTATAGCCATATTTTGAATTTTTATATTAACTTAAAATCATCAACAAACTCATAAACACTGGGTTTTCGGTCACGCACTATTTAACTCTAATCAAAAAAGAAGTTGCGGAAGCCGCAAAATATCAAGGTATCCGAACGAATAGTTATTACTCATGGTTTTATGGCCCCGTTACAAGTCTTATTTCCGAGTACACGATTGCTACAGGGGATAAACGCTACTTAAAAGACTTGAAGCGCATAACCATGGAAATTGTCGAGGGGCAGAGTCCCGTAGGTTCTTGGGGGCATAAGTTTGTGGATCCCAATGGTCGCTTAAGAGGCTATGGCATGATGAATGCGCCCGGAGTTCCGCTAACAATATCTTTGGTTCTTGCACGTAAAGCCGGTGTACACAATTCTCAAATTGATACAGCCATAGATAAAAGCTGTAAGTTATTGCGATTTTATGTGGGCAAGGGGGCTATTCCCTATGGTGACCATCATCCCTGGACACAAACTCATGATGATAATGGCAAAAATGGCATGGCGGCAGTTTTGTATAATTTATTGAATGATGCCGAAGCGGCAGAATACTTTTCTCGAATGAGTGTGGCGACTCATTCGGATGAACGTGAAATGGGGCACACAGGCAATTTCTTTAATATTCAATGGGCTATGTCATCTGTAGCTCTTTCCGGCCCCCAAGCAAGTGGTGCTTGGATGCGTGAGTACGCTTGGTATTATGACCTAGCCCGGCGCTGGGATGGTGGTTTCATTCATCAGGGGGCACCCAAGGATCAGAAGGATGCCTACAGAAATTGGGATACGACTGGTGTTATGGCCTTAGCCTACGCACAATCGAAACGCCAAATCTACTTAAGCGGAAAGAAGTCACAAGTTATCCCCCAAATGTCCAGTTCAGAAGCAGAATGTGTCGTTGCCTTGGGGCGTGGTTGGACTAAAAAAAATAAGGACAAATTCTTGAGTGAAAGAAGTGATAAAGCTTTAGTTTTATCACTTAGATCTTGGTCACCAGTGATGAGGATTCGAGCCGCCAGTGAATTGGCCAAAAGAAACCCCAAAGACCTCAGGCCTTATTTAGAACTTTTGGATTCAAGTGACCTGTACGCGTCCTTAGGAGTCTGTGAACTTATGATTCATCTGAGAGGCAGAGCCCAAATCGCCGTTCCGTACTTGATTCGCTTGTTAGATCACCCCGACTTGTGGCTTCGTATAAAAGCGGCAGATGCCCTTGCAGCCATTGGTCAAGCTTCAATCAAAGCCGTACCGAAAATGCTCAAAATGTTTGCAGAGACATCCCCGGAAGATCCACGGGGAATGCTTCAGCGTTACCTCTGTTTTGCCTTGTTCAGTCGACGAACGGGGCTTTTGGGGAAATCTCTTAAGGGCGTGGATAAAAAAGAACTCTTGAAGGCGGTACAACTCGGTTTGAAAAATGACGATGGCCGAGCAAGATCAAATCTTGGGAGCGTTTATGAAAATATCGAGTTCGAAGAACTTAAACCTATACTTCCGGCTATTATTGAGGCGATTGAGACCCCGGCGCCAAGCGGCATTATGTTTGCCGATGGGATTCGTACAGCCGGTTTAAAGCTCTTATGTACGCACAAAGTGGATGTGGGTTTGGGCTTAACTGTGGATTACATTAAGAATCAAAAAAAGCACGGCAGTCAAAAACGCATCAAAGAATTAATAAAGTACGTGGATTCTTATGGTGCTCATGCGAAGAAATATATAGCGAATTTGCAAGATATTATCGAATATTTCGAAAATGAAGAAGAAGGTTTCCCCAAACACCTAAGTAAACAAAAGGCGCAGGATTTGAAGGACTTGATTGAACGAATCAAAAAATCCAATGACAGCCCAAGCTTAAAGAGTCTCAAAACGATTGCATAGAGCTCATTTTTTTTGAATATGAAAATCAACACGATTACCCACAGGCATGATAATTCGCATACGAGAAGGAGGCTGTCCTTCTTGAGCTCTCTGCAAGATACTGGCGTATGGGTAAATGCTCTTTATCCGCCTATCTGGCAAAGCTCTTGACCAAGCGACTATTAATCTGGCGATGAATTAGATTTACTTTTGAGTGCTGAAAGCACGGTATAGTACGCCTATGCGTACACAACATCAGCGAGGTGAAAGACCTCGTCAGGGTTGACCGTCAGCCCTGTAGTCGAAGTCAACTGCGTCGTTGTGAAACGGGGTGGGTAGTAGGGCCTAGACGAAATATCAGTCCGTAGGATGACGAACGCGTTTCGGCCGGTCAGGGTGTCGAGCCTGCTGTGTCATGGCGAAGACCAGAGAGCGGGAGGAAGAGCTGCGTAGCCTGAGGGCGAAGTAAGCCAACTGCTCAAGTTGTACACGCTGAAGAAAGACGGAAAGAAAAGCGGTGTATAAACGCTGACAGGTGATTGGTGATGGAATGGTATGAAGATGTTGTGGATTAAGTAGGGAGACCTGTGTGGTCAGTACGGATTAATCCGCCACGCAGGAGTCAGAGCCCTCATAGTAGCGATGAAGGTGGTGAAAGCCACTGGAGCAAAGGGGGGCAGGAAGGTGAAACTGAGAAGAAAAGAATAGAAGGAATATAAGAATGTCAGAAATGGCTAAACAAATATTACGACGAGATGAACGCTTTGTTGAAATACAAGCGTGGGCGTCACCTTCTGTCTGGACGGATCAGATGCTGAAAACTCTTCATAGAGGAGTTGAAAGAGGTAAATGGTACAGCTTATCCGATAAGTTGATGCGTAAGAATAATATCATGGAAGCTTGGGAAAAAGTCTGCTCAAATAAGGGCTCACATGGAGTGGATATGATATCAACTGAACGCTACGAGTCAGAGTTAGAACATAATAACGCTAAGCTTCTCGAAGAACTGCAAGATGGAAGGTATGATCCCCGTGCAGTGCGTCGTGTGGGAATCCCAAAAGGAGATGGTCGAAAGACAAGACCTCTGGGAATACCCACAGTGCGTGATCGAGTAGTTCAAACAGCTCTGAAACATGTGATAGAGCCGATATTTGATATCGACTTCTCGCCCTACAGTTTTGGATTTCGTCCAAAGCTGGGTTGCAAGGATGCACTTAGACGAGTGAATGAATTGTTAAAGCAGGGCTATCTCTATGTTATGGATGCCGACATCCAAAGCTACTTCGATACTATACCACATGAGAAACTCATGAGTCGAGTCAAGGAAAAGATCATTGATGGTAAAATTCTTGATCTGATCGAACAATTCCTCAAAGCCAATATCTTTGATGGTCTCAAACATTGGGAACCTGAAGAAGGTACACCGCAGGGAGGAATTATCAGTCCTCTGTTAGCAAATATCTATCTTGATCCCTTTGATCACAAGATGACCGAGGCTGGATTCGAGATAGTGCGCTATGCAGACGATTTCCTGATCATGTGTAAAAGTAAAGAATCAGCCAAAAGGGCATTGCGCAAAACGCGAAGGTGGATGAAAGCCAATGGGCTGAAACTTCATCCAGAAAAAACGCGAATTGCCGACATGACAGAGAAGTGCGAGTACTTCGAGTTTCTCGGATACCATTTCGAGAGAACGCGAAATACACATCGCATTAAACGTTGGCCAAGGAAGCAGAGCCTGAAGAAATGCAAAGATGCCATACGCAAGAAAACGAGGAGAAGCAATAAGGACTCAATAGAGGACATAATTGCTTACCTTCGGCCAAATCTTGTCGGATGGTATCAATACTTCAAGCACTCCACTGTGTATGCAATGCGAGGTATAGATGAATTTACACGCAGAAGACTGCGCAGCATTATAGCCAAATATAATCGCAAGAAAGGTTCTCATCGCATGATTGATACTCGTAAATACAATAAAGCCTACTTTACAGATCTAGGCTTCTTTTCACTGGAAGAAGTTTGGAAACTGGAATTTCAGTCTCTTCGGAGTAAGCACTGACTGGAGAGCCGTATGCGGGAGAACCGCACGTACGGTTCGGAAGGAGGGGAGACTCCGCAAGGAGTCTTCCCTACCCTTATAATTAGCCTAGCTCGTGAGAGCTAGGTATATGTGAAACAAAAAATCACGAGTTCTGAAGGAACGGCATAGTGCTCTAATCCATGCTTACAGCATTCATAATATGACTATGTACATTATTATCCCAAGGCTTACGCCATTGGGCTAAATTGAGTCATGCTTTCAGCATTATATTAAACTAGTAAAAAATCAAAGACTTGTTGTTATCGTCATAAAAAATGCCTAAATTTTTAAAGATTTAAACTTAAATGAAATAATCGTATAAAGTAAAAGTATTTAAACATCAAAGGATAATTATGAAACTAGTACCAAAATTTCTCTTTTCGTGCTCACTCATCATGAGCTTCGCAGGAACTGGCATGGCGCAAGGTACGGCCACTCCACCAGAACGCATTAAAATAGCCAATGGCTTCAAAGTCGATTTACTTTACTCAGTCCCCAGGTCTCAGGGCTCATGGGTAGCAATGTGCACCGACGATAAGGGTAGACTCATCGTCAGTGACCAAACTGGTGGCATTTATCGTTTCCCCGCCCCGGCAACGGGAAAGAAACTTGATGCTTCAAAAATTGAACAAATCACTTATGCACCAGTAAGCACACTAAAGAAGGGAGCTAAACGAAGCAAAGCTGAAAAATCACTCCCCTTACTCGGTCATGCTCAGGGCTTATGTTATGCCTTTGATAGCCTTTATGTCGTTGTTAACGGCCGTAACACACCTACGGGTTCCGGAATTTATCGTTTGCGCGATACCAATAATGACGACCGTTTCGATAAGATAGATGTGATTCGCAAACTGGATTCCACCGGTGGCGAGCATGGACCCCATGGTATTATCAAATCTCCTGACGGCAAACACCTTTTAGTTGTTATGGGTAACCAAACTGAGTTGCCACGTGATTACAGTCATTCACGTGTACCAGAACTATGGGGCGAAGATCAGCTTTTAAAACCTATCGAACACTTTATGGTGGGCTCAAAAGCACCACTTGGTCACGTTGCACAAATTGATCCGGAAGGTAAGACATGGGATGTCATTGCCACTGGTTTCCGCAACCAGTACGATATTGATGTAAACCAGCAGGGTGAACTCTTTACTTTTGACGCAGACATGGAATGGGATCTAAATACTCCTTGGTACCGCCCAACTCGTGTTAATCACATTATTGATGGTGCTGACTACGGCTGGCGTAACGGTACGGGTAAATTCATGGATTACTGCAGCGACACTTTTGGAGCCGTTGTTGACATCGGACCAGGTTCCCCAACGGGCGTAAGCTTTGCTTACGGTGCTAAATTCCCAGCTAAGTATCAACACGCTTTTTATATTAGTGACTGGTCATACGGTAAACTTTATGCCGTACACATGACTCCTAAAGGATCGACTTATACGGCGAGTATCGAAGAATTCGCCAGTGCTCAGCCATTGCCTTTAACAGATCTTCTTATTCACCCTGATGGCAATATGTACGTCACTATTGGTGGCCGCGGTGTTCAGTCAGGACTTTATCGCATTCGTTACACAGGTTCAGAGTCAACAGCTCCTGCCAAGGCCTTGGTCGGTGGTGAAGATGCTCGCGAAAAACGCAGAGAACTTGAATCGTTTCTTCAGGATGGTGCGAAGCCCGCAAATACCGCTCAGTTAGGTCAAGTTTGGAAGGCTTTGGGCTCCAGTGATCGCGGCATCCGTCACGCGGCACGTGCGACTATGGAAAAACAAGATGTCTCGAAATGGAAAAGTCGTGCTCTAAGTGAAAAAGATGCTCAAACTGCCTTAGCCGCACTCATTGCTTTAGCTCGTAAAGACAAAAATTCTTCTGCGGAGATCTTAAGTCAGCTCATGAGCTTTGATTACAAGTCTTTGAAAAAGCAGCAAAGATTGGATTTATTACGCGCTATGACTCTAGCTATGACTCGTGGAGGCAAGCCTAATAAGGCTCTATCCGGTCAGCTTGTATCTTATTTAGATCAGGTTTATCCGGCCATCACTCCAGAAGAGAATCGTGACCTCTCATTATTAGTGGGCTTTTTACAAGCTCCTTATGCTGCGCGTAAGGGGATTGAACTGCTAGTTGAAGCTTCCGGTCAAGAAGAGCAAATCGGCTATGCACTCAATCTTCGTTACCTCAACGTCGGATGGACCCCGGAATTACGTAAGCAGTATTTTGAATGGTTTGTTCTAGCGGGTGGCTACTCAGGTGGTGCAAGATTCAAAAACTACCTTAAAGATGTTAAGAAGCACGCTGTTGCCTCTGTCCCCAAGGCAGAACTGAACAAAGAACTTCAGGCAGTTATTAATAAGAAGTCAAAAAGTACTGGCCCACGCTTTAGTCTGAAGGCCCGTAGCTTTGTTAAAAACTGGACGAACAAGGACCTCAAAGAGCTTGCTGGCAAGGGCGTAGAACCGGGCAGAAACTACAAGAATGGTCGTCAAATGTTTGGCACAGGTAGCTGTTACGCTTGTCACCGCTTCAATAATGAGGGCGGGGCAGTTGGTCCTGATTTAACATCTGCTCGCGGAAAGTTCGGTGCCTATGATTTACTGGAAGCTATCGTTGACCCAGGCAAAGATATCAGTGATCAGTACGGTGCAAGCATCTTCAAATTGAAAGACGGCAAAGTTATTACTGGTCGCATTATGAACATGCGTCATCCTGAATATTGGATAAATACTGACATGATGAACCCTAGTGCAAATACCAGAGTTAATGTAAATAAAATTGAATCCATCGAAGAGTCGCCAATTTCTATGATGCCTCCGGGCCTTCTCAATACCATGACTAAAGATGATATCCAGGATCTTCTCGCCTACCTCATCTCAGGCGGCGACCCTGATCATGAATTTTTCAAAGGCAGTCAAAGTTCAGCGGGAGCTAAGCAGCTCTTCAATGGTAAAGACCTCTCTGGATGGAAGGGCGATTCCAAACTTTGGAAAGTCGAAGATGGTGTCATCTATGGTAGTACTCATGGTCATAAGATTCCTTTGAATTCATTCCTCGTATGGGAAGGTGGTGATGTTGAAGACTTCCACCTCACTTGGGAAGCTAAATTTGAAGGCAATAACTCCGGTATGATGTACCGCGCTTTTTGGAATGACGAGAGCATTTATCGCCTTAGTGGTTATCAATGCGACATGCACCCGAAACCTGAATTTGTAGCCATGCTCTATGGTGAAGGTCTTGGCGTGAAATAACTAAGACGTGGAATCATTGCTAAGCGCGGTCAAAAAGTTGAAGTTGACGCCAATAGAAAGGTGAAAGTTACTGGAGAAACAACTAAACCTGAACAGCTGGATCTGACTCAATGGCAAACTTACGAAGTCATTTGCAAAGGCAATCGCCTCATTCACAAGATCAATGGTAAAGTCACTGTAGATATTACTGACAATCATCCGGAAGCACTCAAAAAGGGCATGATTGGCATGCAGCTCCACAAAGGTGTACCCATGAAAGCTTGGTTTAAAAATATTCAGTTAAAAAAGTTTTAGTTTTATGAGGGGGGCGCTTCGCTTAGGCTAAGGCACTTAGTGCTTGGGTAGCGCTTCCGCTTGG
Coding sequences within it:
- a CDS encoding DUF6288 domain-containing protein, with the translated sequence MNTGFSVTHYLTLIKKEVAEAAKYQGIRTNSYYSWFYGPVTSLISEYTIATGDKRYLKDLKRITMEIVEGQSPVGSWGHKFVDPNGRLRGYGMMNAPGVPLTISLVLARKAGVHNSQIDTAIDKSCKLLRFYVGKGAIPYGDHHPWTQTHDDNGKNGMAAVLYNLLNDAEAAEYFSRMSVATHSDEREMGHTGNFFNIQWAMSSVALSGPQASGAWMREYAWYYDLARRWDGGFIHQGAPKDQKDAYRNWDTTGVMALAYAQSKRQIYLSGKKSQVIPQMSSSEAECVVALGRGWTKKNKDKFLSERSDKALVLSLRSWSPVMRIRAASELAKRNPKDLRPYLELLDSSDLYASLGVCELMIHLRGRAQIAVPYLIRLLDHPDLWLRIKAADALAAIGQASIKAVPKMLKMFAETSPEDPRGMLQRYLCFALFSRRTGLLGKSLKGVDKKELLKAVQLGLKNDDGRARSNLGSVYENIEFEELKPILPAIIEAIETPAPSGIMFADGIRTAGLKLLCTHKVDVGLGLTVDYIKNQKKHGSQKRIKELIKYVDSYGAHAKKYIANLQDIIEYFENEEEGFPKHLSKQKAQDLKDLIERIKKSNDSPSLKSLKTIA
- a CDS encoding IS256 family transposase, with protein sequence MHHSTQENSSVLLEMIQQVTENGESGMLEAMRVLLNEAMKVERSNSLEADPYERNESRLGYANGYKNKTVNTRLGAMKLNIPQVRGEIDFYPSSLEKGLRSERALMTAMAESYIQGTSTRKVTKLLEKICGLSVSKSQVSRVVTELDESLEKWRNRPLGKYSYLLVDARYEKVRVDKTVRDCALLIAYGIDESGKRSVLGTSVSLSEAEVHWRNFFLSLNARGLHGLKMITSDSHSGLKAALKTVFGSIPWQRCQFHLQQNAGAYVPKKAMRSEVAQDIRDIFNAPSKLEAERLLKLTCLKYEEKASHLSEWMESALPEGFSVFDLERSCWTKLRTTNMVERQNREILRRTRTVSIFPNEASLLRLASAILMELDETWIATKRVYLSV
- a CDS encoding DUF6288 domain-containing protein, coding for MKTFPIHYLMISLIFPLLLTAKAPDLTQGQGVPAKGVKDWNLGPTGARGWIYSDKYSTSEARQIYVTAVEKSSPAYKKLFVGDVVLGVGREKFNDDPRRVFGRAIANAEAKKGGLELLVWRQGKNLSVNLKLQSIGKYSSTAPFNCSKSDMILKQACEFIAQDLKKNKRRSNWIVRSSNALALLASGDPSYLVPDRNEPKSFKYNNL
- a CDS encoding sialate O-acetylesterase, which encodes MKFFYALISLLVVFGIEAKPLKVFILAGQSNMQGHAKASVIDYMKEDPKTLDLYKKMHEKRSKIKVCDEVFISYLTGNGNNNMESHGPLTSGFGARRNPKVSDDKIGPEFTFGIVMHDLLKEPVLIIKTAWGGKSLFKDFRPPSAGPYIPNKMDIKKKRYDTVEQKKQLEKDTGHYYRLMINHINTVLKDIRRVYPRYKSSQGYELAGFVWFQGWNDIVNRDVYPYLQKGAKGKRFDAYTNNLEHLIRDLRKDLKAPKLPVCIGVIGVGGINNERHQDFRDAMAAPAQKNEFKGNVALVQTALYWDERLGVIDEKRSKLRQMAYLLRTKNKNHANKDGKMNAKEQKQFIEKYRAELISKEDEELFARGASNAGYHYLGCAKTMAQIGEAFAKQIYTLQKEQK
- the ltrA gene encoding group II intron reverse transcriptase/maturase, with product MSEMAKQILRRDERFVEIQAWASPSVWTDQMLKTLHRGVERGKWYSLSDKLMRKNNIMEAWEKVCSNKGSHGVDMISTERYESELEHNNAKLLEELQDGRYDPRAVRRVGIPKGDGRKTRPLGIPTVRDRVVQTALKHVIEPIFDIDFSPYSFGFRPKLGCKDALRRVNELLKQGYLYVMDADIQSYFDTIPHEKLMSRVKEKIIDGKILDLIEQFLKANIFDGLKHWEPEEGTPQGGIISPLLANIYLDPFDHKMTEAGFEIVRYADDFLIMCKSKESAKRALRKTRRWMKANGLKLHPEKTRIADMTEKCEYFEFLGYHFERTRNTHRIKRWPRKQSLKKCKDAIRKKTRRSNKDSIEDIIAYLRPNLVGWYQYFKHSTVYAMRGIDEFTRRRLRSIIAKYNRKKGSHRMIDTRKYNKAYFTDLGFFSLEEVWKLEFQSLRSKH